One Mycolicibacterium rufum genomic window, CGGTCTGCTACCAGAACGTACCGGAGTCGTTGCTGCCCAGCGCAATCGCCGACGGCAACCCCGACCACCTGTGGCGGCGCATCGACGGCCGGCTCACGCAGGACTGACCACCACCACTACGTCACACTAGGAGCTCTTGCCCTCATGCGTCCCCACTTCGACGGCGTGCTGTTCTTCCCCGTCACCCCGTTCACCGACTCCGGTGTCGTCGACCTCGACGCGCTCGCCCAGCACATCGCCGCGGGCGTCGCCGCCGGCCCCGGCGGGGTGTTCGTCGCCTGCGGCACCGGCGAATTCCACGCCCTCGACGATCAGGAGTTCGGCGACGTCGTCAGCACCGCCGTCGAGGTGGTGGCCGGGCGGGTGCCGGTGTACGCGGGCGCGGGCGGATCGATCGCCCAGGCCAAGCGTTTCGCGGTGAAGGCGCAGCAGGCCGGCGCCGACGGCCTGCTGCTGCTGCCGCCCTACCTGGTCGAGGTCCCGCAGCCGGGGCTGATCGACTACACCCGAGCCGTCGCGGCCGCGGTCGACCTGCCCGTCATCGTGTACAACCGCAACAACGCGCGCTTCACCGAGGAGTCCGCGGTCGCCGTCGCCCGGATCCCCAACGTCGTCGGATTCAAGGACGGCACCGGCAATTTCGATCAGGTGGCGCGGATCGTGCAGGCCGTCACCACCACCGTCGACCCGAACTTCCTGTTCTTCAACGGCCTTCCCACCGCGGAGACCACGCAGCTCGCGTTCCGGGCGATCGGCGTCCCCCTGTACTCGTCGGCGACGTTCGCGTTCGCACCGGATCTGGCGCTGGCGTTCTACAACGCGCTCGAGTCGGACA contains:
- a CDS encoding 5-dehydro-4-deoxyglucarate dehydratase; the encoded protein is MRPHFDGVLFFPVTPFTDSGVVDLDALAQHIAAGVAAGPGGVFVACGTGEFHALDDQEFGDVVSTAVEVVAGRVPVYAGAGGSIAQAKRFAVKAQQAGADGLLLLPPYLVEVPQPGLIDYTRAVAAAVDLPVIVYNRNNARFTEESAVAVARIPNVVGFKDGTGNFDQVARIVQAVTTTVDPNFLFFNGLPTAETTQLAFRAIGVPLYSSATFAFAPDLALAFYNALESDNTDLVNALLNAFYIPLVRLRDTVPGYAVSLVKAGVTMEGTPAGPVRPPLIMPTTDDLATLASIIEAGREVLAGALTRAV